A genomic window from Cryobacterium sp. SO2 includes:
- the rpsL gene encoding 30S ribosomal protein S12, protein MPTIQQLVRKGRSPKVTKTKAPALKSNPQQRGVCTRVYTTTPKKPNSALRKVARVKLSNGTEVTAYIPGEGHNLQEHSMVLVRGGRVKDLPGVRYKIVRGALDTQAVKNRKQARSRYGAKMEKK, encoded by the coding sequence GTGCCCACCATTCAGCAGTTGGTGCGAAAGGGACGCAGCCCCAAGGTCACCAAGACCAAGGCTCCCGCCCTGAAGTCCAACCCCCAGCAGCGCGGCGTTTGCACGCGCGTGTACACGACCACCCCGAAGAAGCCGAACTCGGCTCTCCGCAAGGTTGCTCGCGTCAAGCTGTCCAACGGTACCGAGGTCACCGCCTACATCCCCGGTGAAGGCCACAACCTGCAGGAGCACTCGATGGTGCTCGTTCGCGGCGGTCGTGTTAAGGACCTCCCCGGTGTTCGTTACAAGATCGTTCGTGGCGCCCTGGACACCCAGGCAGTCAAGAACCGCAAGCAGGCTCGTAGCCGCTACGGCGCCAAGATGGAGAAGAAGTAA
- a CDS encoding excalibur calcium-binding domain-containing protein, producing the protein MRNTHTNLPTSGRLMVFSVGVVLCLGLSAGAAPAIAATQTGTSTVTKVAVTVFKNCTALNAKYPGGVAKTGVTGNLVNGKKRPFTKKPVFSTPLYAANKKSDRDKDGIACER; encoded by the coding sequence ATGCGCAACACCCACACCAACCTGCCCACTTCCGGCCGCCTCATGGTCTTCTCGGTTGGCGTGGTTCTGTGCCTGGGTCTGAGCGCCGGAGCAGCCCCCGCAATCGCTGCCACCCAGACCGGGACGTCGACGGTAACCAAGGTCGCCGTGACGGTGTTCAAGAACTGCACCGCTCTGAATGCCAAGTATCCCGGCGGTGTGGCCAAGACCGGGGTCACCGGCAACCTCGTGAACGGCAAGAAGCGACCGTTCACGAAGAAGCCGGTCTTCTCGACCCCGCTGTACGCGGCGAACAAGAAGAGCGACCGCGACAAGGACGGCATCGCCTGCGAGCGATGA
- a CDS encoding UDP-glucose/GDP-mannose dehydrogenase family protein, translating to MKLSVIGCGYLGAVHASAMVELGHDVVGIDVDADKIAQLAQGKPPFFEPGLSEILTKATATGRLRFSTDIADAAGAQVHFVGVGTPQKAGSHAADLTYVDAAITGLIPHLAEGDLVVGKSTVPVGTAARLASLITDSGSGASLVWNPEFLREGFAVQDTISPDRLVYGVAPGAVGERSVALLNEVYAAAIDAGTPLVVTDYATAELVKVAANAFLATKISFINAMAEIAEVTGADVTQLADAIGFDARIGRRFLNAGVGFGGGCLPKDIRAFTARAEELGRGDSVAFLKEVDAINLRRRSHVVDLATAALGESLHDGKVAVLGLSFKPHSDDVRDSPALDVAVQLHGLGADVVANDPKSIKNAQAKHPQLRYESDIEQTLQGADLVVLVTEWPEFVNIDPVWAATLVKTRTIIDGRNALDAAAWRAAGWTYTGMGRP from the coding sequence ATGAAGCTATCGGTAATCGGATGCGGCTATCTCGGGGCGGTGCACGCGTCGGCCATGGTGGAGCTCGGCCATGACGTCGTGGGCATCGACGTGGACGCCGACAAGATCGCCCAACTGGCTCAGGGCAAGCCGCCGTTCTTCGAACCAGGCCTCTCCGAGATCCTCACCAAGGCCACGGCCACCGGGCGTCTGCGCTTCAGCACAGACATCGCCGACGCCGCGGGCGCCCAGGTGCACTTCGTCGGCGTCGGCACGCCGCAGAAGGCCGGCAGCCACGCTGCCGACCTCACCTACGTGGATGCCGCGATCACCGGCCTCATCCCCCACCTGGCCGAGGGCGACCTGGTCGTGGGAAAGAGCACGGTGCCCGTGGGCACAGCGGCCAGGCTCGCCAGCCTGATCACGGACTCCGGCAGCGGCGCCTCGTTGGTCTGGAACCCTGAGTTCCTGCGCGAGGGTTTCGCCGTGCAGGACACCATCAGCCCCGACCGGCTGGTTTACGGAGTCGCTCCCGGTGCCGTCGGCGAACGTTCCGTCGCTCTGCTCAACGAGGTGTATGCGGCCGCGATCGATGCGGGCACCCCGCTCGTGGTGACGGACTATGCCACCGCGGAACTCGTCAAGGTCGCCGCCAACGCGTTCCTCGCCACCAAGATCAGCTTCATCAACGCCATGGCCGAGATCGCCGAAGTCACCGGAGCCGACGTGACTCAGCTGGCCGACGCCATCGGATTCGACGCCCGCATCGGCCGCCGCTTCCTCAACGCCGGTGTCGGCTTCGGCGGCGGCTGCCTGCCCAAGGACATCCGCGCGTTCACCGCCCGCGCCGAGGAGCTCGGCCGGGGCGACTCGGTTGCCTTCCTCAAAGAGGTCGATGCCATCAACCTCCGCCGACGAAGCCATGTTGTCGACCTGGCCACCGCTGCCCTGGGCGAGAGCCTGCACGACGGCAAGGTCGCGGTTCTGGGCCTGAGCTTCAAGCCGCACTCCGACGATGTGCGTGACTCCCCCGCCCTCGACGTGGCCGTTCAGCTGCACGGGCTGGGTGCCGACGTGGTGGCGAACGACCCCAAATCGATCAAGAACGCACAGGCGAAGCATCCCCAGCTGCGCTACGAGTCGGACATCGAGCAGACCCTGCAGGGCGCGGACCTCGTGGTGCTCGTCACCGAGTGGCCCGAGTTCGTAAACATCGACCCGGTCTGGGCCGCCACCCTGGTGAAGACCCGCACGATCATCGACGGCCGCAATGCCCTCGACGCCGCCGCCTGGCGCGCCGCGGGCTGGACCTACACCGGCATGGGTCGCCCTTAG
- the tuf gene encoding elongation factor Tu produces MAKAKFERTKPHVNIGTIGHVDHGKTTLTAAISKVLADTFPSKTNVQRDFASIDSAPEERQRGITINISHVEYETEKRHYAHVDAPGHADYIKNMITGAAQMDGAILVVAATDGPMAQTREHVLLAKQVGVPSLLVALNKSDAVDDEEILELVELEVRELLSSQGFDGDNAPVVQVSALKALEGDPKWVAKILELMQAVDDYFPEPVRDKDKPFLMPIEDVFTITGRGTVVTGRAERGTLKINSEVEVVGIRPTIKTTVTGIEMFHKQLDEAWAGENCGLLLRGTKREDVERGQVVVKPGSVTPHTDFEGTAYILSKDEGGRHNPFYANYRPQFYFRTTDVTGVITLPEGTEMVMPGDTVEMTVALIQPIAMEEGLGFAIREGGRTVGAGTVIKVLK; encoded by the coding sequence GTGGCCAAGGCCAAGTTCGAGCGGACCAAGCCGCACGTAAACATCGGAACGATCGGTCACGTTGACCACGGAAAGACCACGCTGACGGCAGCGATCTCGAAGGTCCTTGCCGACACGTTCCCTTCCAAGACCAACGTTCAGCGCGACTTCGCGTCGATCGACTCCGCTCCCGAAGAGCGCCAGCGCGGCATCACGATCAACATCTCGCATGTTGAGTACGAGACCGAGAAGCGTCACTACGCACACGTTGACGCCCCGGGCCACGCTGACTACATCAAGAACATGATCACCGGTGCTGCTCAGATGGACGGCGCGATCCTCGTGGTTGCCGCTACTGACGGCCCGATGGCTCAGACCCGTGAGCACGTTCTTCTCGCCAAGCAGGTCGGCGTGCCGTCCCTGCTCGTCGCGCTGAACAAGTCCGACGCGGTCGACGACGAAGAGATCCTTGAGCTCGTTGAGCTCGAGGTTCGCGAACTGCTCTCCAGCCAGGGCTTCGATGGCGACAACGCCCCCGTCGTTCAGGTTTCCGCCCTCAAGGCGCTCGAGGGAGACCCCAAGTGGGTTGCCAAGATCCTCGAGCTCATGCAGGCAGTGGATGACTACTTCCCGGAGCCCGTCCGCGACAAGGACAAGCCCTTCCTGATGCCGATCGAGGACGTCTTCACGATCACCGGTCGTGGAACCGTCGTCACCGGCCGCGCCGAGCGTGGAACCCTCAAGATCAACTCCGAGGTCGAGGTTGTCGGCATCCGCCCGACCATCAAGACCACGGTCACTGGTATCGAGATGTTCCACAAGCAGCTCGACGAGGCATGGGCCGGCGAGAACTGTGGTCTTCTTCTTCGTGGCACCAAGCGCGAAGACGTTGAGCGCGGCCAGGTTGTCGTCAAGCCGGGTTCGGTCACGCCGCACACCGACTTCGAGGGCACCGCGTACATCCTGTCAAAGGATGAGGGTGGGCGTCACAACCCGTTCTACGCGAACTACCGCCCGCAGTTCTACTTCCGCACCACCGACGTCACCGGCGTCATCACGCTGCCCGAGGGCACCGAGATGGTCATGCCCGGCGACACGGTTGAGATGACCGTCGCGCTGATCCAGCCGATCGCCATGGAAGAGGGCCTCGGCTTTGCTATCCGTGAAGGTGGCCGCACCGTCGGCGCCGGAACCGTCATCAAGGTTCTCAAGTAA
- a CDS encoding CAP domain-containing protein: protein MRHHIRPPSLLLRRGAAMITALVLALGVGLTGPAAPAHAAAGDTATIVSQTNAARAAKGLPALKRNAAMDTVAQAWAVKMAADGYQHNPDYSSQIPAGWSMAAENIAWNYSSATVVRAWLNSPGHYANIMTAHTDIGVGYYVARNGEIFSVQNFARYPALTGDAPTVSGVPRAGQVLTAAPGTWSPAPVALSYQWLRAGVAISGANARTYVVRNADAARTLTVSVTGKKTGYSSVTKTSTPTSAVTGTITNAPVPTVGGVVRVGQTVGAAAGTWAPAPITLIYQWKKAGTVMAGETGRTYVIRPDDVDAVLSVSVTGSRASYAAVTKQSAATIRVAGVAYPSCTALRAAYPSGVARAGLSGETLAQAGSPRVSNALYALNTARDVDSDGIACEP from the coding sequence ATGCGTCATCACATCCGTCCGCCTTCGCTGCTCCTGCGGCGCGGTGCGGCCATGATCACGGCCCTGGTTCTCGCCCTGGGCGTCGGGCTGACCGGCCCGGCTGCCCCCGCCCACGCGGCAGCCGGTGACACCGCGACGATCGTTTCCCAGACCAACGCCGCTCGCGCCGCCAAAGGTCTCCCCGCGCTGAAACGCAACGCCGCCATGGATACGGTGGCGCAGGCCTGGGCCGTGAAGATGGCCGCGGACGGATACCAGCACAACCCGGACTACTCCAGCCAGATCCCGGCCGGCTGGTCGATGGCGGCGGAGAACATCGCCTGGAACTACAGCTCGGCCACCGTGGTGCGGGCCTGGCTCAACTCGCCGGGACACTACGCGAACATCATGACCGCGCACACCGACATCGGCGTCGGATACTACGTCGCGCGGAACGGCGAGATCTTCTCAGTGCAGAACTTCGCCCGGTACCCGGCACTCACCGGCGACGCACCGACAGTGTCCGGTGTGCCCAGGGCTGGTCAGGTTCTGACGGCCGCACCCGGCACCTGGTCGCCTGCGCCTGTGGCGCTGAGCTATCAGTGGTTGCGGGCGGGAGTGGCCATCTCTGGGGCGAACGCGCGCACCTATGTGGTGAGAAACGCCGACGCAGCGCGGACACTGACGGTCTCGGTGACCGGTAAGAAGACGGGCTACTCGAGCGTCACGAAAACCTCGACGCCGACGTCCGCAGTCACCGGCACCATCACAAACGCGCCCGTCCCCACTGTCGGCGGTGTCGTGCGAGTAGGTCAGACGGTTGGGGCGGCCGCGGGAACCTGGGCGCCGGCGCCGATAACACTGATCTACCAGTGGAAAAAGGCCGGCACGGTGATGGCGGGGGAGACCGGCCGAACCTACGTCATCCGTCCGGACGACGTGGATGCCGTGCTGAGCGTGTCGGTGACCGGCAGCCGGGCCTCCTATGCGGCGGTCACCAAGCAGTCGGCCGCCACCATCAGGGTCGCCGGTGTCGCATATCCCAGCTGCACGGCACTGCGGGCCGCGTACCCCAGCGGCGTTGCTCGGGCGGGCCTGAGCGGCGAGACTCTGGCGCAGGCCGGCTCGCCGCGAGTTTCGAATGCGCTGTATGCGCTGAATACGGCCAGGGACGTCGACAGCGACGGGATCGCCTGCGAGCCCTGA
- the fusA gene encoding elongation factor G, producing the protein MALDVLTDLSKVRNIGIMAHIDAGKTTVTERILFYTGVNHKIGETHDGASTMDWMAQEQERGITITSAATTCFWAGNQINIIDTPGHVDFTVEVERSLRVLDGAVAVFDGKEGVEPQSETVWRQADKYDVPRICFVNKMDKLGADFFYTVDTIVKRLGAKPLVIQLPIGAENTFEGVVDLVEMRALTWRGDSKGDVEMGSKYAIEPIPEDLVEQAAEYRKLLLETVAETDDDLMEKYFSGEELTVSEIKHAIRKLTVASEIYPVLCGSAFKNRGVQPMLDAVVDYLPTPLDVPAIEAHDARDEEVVVLRHPTSEEPFTALAFKVAVHPFFGRLTYVRVYSGHLDTGAQVINSSKGKKERIGKIFQMHANKENPVSFVTAGHIYAVIGLKDTTTGDTLCDPQHQVVLESMTFPDPVIEVAIEPKTKQDQEKLGLAIQKLAEEDPTFRTEQNQETGQTVIKGMGELHLDILVDRMKREFNVEANVGKPQVAYRETIKKAVERHDYTHKKQTGGSGQFAKIQIAIEPLEITADKSYEFVNKVTGGRIPREYIPSVDAGIQDALNVGVLAGYPMVGVKASLLDGAAHDVDSSEMAFKIAGSMGFKEAVRKANPVLLEPLMAVEVRTPEEYMGDVIGDLNSRRGQIQTMEDAQGVKVIRANVPLSEMFGYIGDLRSKTSGRAVYSMTFESYQEVPKAVADEIIQKNKGE; encoded by the coding sequence GTGGCACTTGACGTGCTCACCGACCTGAGCAAGGTCCGCAACATCGGCATCATGGCCCACATTGATGCCGGCAAGACCACCGTTACCGAGCGCATCCTGTTTTACACGGGTGTCAACCACAAGATCGGTGAGACGCACGATGGCGCCTCCACGATGGACTGGATGGCACAGGAGCAGGAACGTGGCATCACCATCACGTCCGCTGCCACCACGTGTTTCTGGGCCGGTAACCAGATCAACATCATCGACACCCCCGGCCACGTGGACTTCACCGTCGAGGTGGAGCGTTCGCTCCGCGTCCTCGACGGCGCTGTCGCCGTGTTCGACGGCAAGGAGGGCGTTGAGCCCCAGTCCGAAACCGTCTGGCGCCAGGCCGACAAGTACGACGTGCCCCGCATTTGCTTCGTCAACAAGATGGACAAGCTCGGCGCCGACTTCTTCTACACCGTCGACACCATCGTCAAGCGCCTCGGCGCGAAGCCGCTGGTCATCCAGCTCCCGATCGGCGCCGAGAACACCTTCGAAGGTGTTGTCGACCTGGTCGAGATGCGTGCGCTGACCTGGCGTGGCGACTCCAAGGGTGACGTCGAGATGGGCTCCAAGTACGCCATCGAACCGATCCCCGAAGACCTCGTCGAGCAGGCTGCTGAGTACCGCAAGCTGCTCCTCGAGACCGTCGCCGAGACCGACGATGACCTCATGGAGAAGTACTTCTCCGGCGAAGAGCTCACCGTTTCCGAGATCAAGCACGCGATCCGCAAGCTCACGGTCGCCAGCGAGATCTACCCGGTCCTCTGCGGTTCCGCGTTCAAGAACCGTGGCGTGCAGCCGATGCTGGATGCCGTTGTCGACTACCTGCCGACCCCGCTCGACGTGCCGGCCATCGAGGCCCACGACGCGCGCGACGAAGAGGTTGTCGTTCTGCGCCACCCCACGTCGGAGGAGCCGTTCACGGCCCTCGCGTTCAAGGTTGCCGTTCACCCGTTCTTCGGTCGACTGACCTACGTGCGCGTCTACTCCGGTCACCTGGACACCGGCGCGCAGGTCATCAACTCGAGCAAGGGCAAGAAGGAGCGCATCGGGAAGATCTTCCAGATGCACGCCAACAAGGAAAACCCGGTCAGCTTCGTCACCGCCGGTCACATCTACGCGGTCATCGGCCTCAAGGACACGACCACCGGCGACACCCTGTGCGACCCGCAGCACCAGGTCGTACTCGAGTCGATGACGTTCCCTGACCCGGTTATCGAGGTTGCCATCGAGCCGAAGACCAAGCAGGACCAGGAAAAGCTGGGTCTCGCGATCCAGAAACTGGCCGAAGAAGACCCCACTTTCCGTACCGAGCAGAACCAGGAAACTGGCCAGACGGTCATCAAGGGAATGGGCGAGCTTCACCTGGACATCCTCGTCGACCGCATGAAGCGTGAATTCAACGTTGAGGCGAACGTCGGCAAGCCCCAGGTTGCATACCGCGAGACGATCAAGAAGGCCGTCGAGCGTCACGACTACACGCACAAGAAGCAGACCGGTGGATCCGGCCAGTTCGCGAAGATTCAGATCGCGATCGAGCCGCTTGAAATCACTGCCGACAAGTCGTACGAGTTCGTGAACAAGGTCACCGGTGGACGTATCCCGCGTGAGTACATCCCTTCGGTTGACGCCGGAATCCAGGATGCCCTCAACGTGGGCGTGCTCGCCGGCTACCCGATGGTCGGCGTCAAGGCGAGCCTGCTTGACGGTGCCGCTCACGACGTCGACTCCTCGGAGATGGCGTTCAAGATTGCCGGTTCGATGGGCTTCAAGGAAGCCGTTCGTAAGGCAAACCCCGTTCTTCTCGAGCCGTTGATGGCTGTCGAGGTGCGCACCCCTGAGGAATACATGGGTGACGTCATCGGTGACCTCAACTCTCGTCGTGGCCAGATCCAGACCATGGAGGACGCACAGGGCGTGAAGGTTATTCGCGCGAACGTTCCGCTGTCGGAGATGTTCGGTTACATCGGCGACCTGAGGTCCAAGACCTCTGGCCGCGCGGTGTACTCGATGACCTTCGAGAGCTACCAGGAGGTCCCGAAGGCTGTTGCCGACGAGATCATCCAGAAGAACAAGGGCGAATAA
- the rpsG gene encoding 30S ribosomal protein S7, with protein sequence MPRKGPAPKRPVIADPVYGAPIVSQLVNKILLDGKKGLAERIVYDALEGVVAKNGADAVVTLKKALDNVRPTLEVRSRRVGGSTYQVPVEVKPHRANTLALRWLTSYAKARREKTMTERLTNEILDASNGLGAAVKRREDTHKMAEANKAFAHYRW encoded by the coding sequence ATGCCTCGTAAAGGCCCAGCGCCCAAGCGTCCCGTTATCGCTGACCCGGTATACGGCGCCCCCATTGTTAGCCAGCTGGTCAACAAGATCCTCCTCGACGGCAAGAAGGGCCTCGCCGAGCGCATCGTTTACGATGCACTCGAAGGCGTTGTTGCCAAGAACGGTGCGGATGCTGTTGTCACGCTGAAGAAGGCACTCGACAACGTGCGCCCGACCCTCGAGGTGCGTTCGCGCCGCGTCGGTGGTTCCACCTACCAGGTGCCCGTCGAAGTCAAGCCGCACCGTGCGAACACCCTCGCGCTGCGTTGGTTGACCAGCTACGCCAAGGCGCGTCGCGAGAAGACCATGACCGAGCGTCTCACCAACGAGATCCTCGACGCGTCCAACGGCCTCGGTGCCGCTGTGAAGCGTCGTGAGGACACTCACAAGATGGCTGAAGCGAACAAGGCTTTCGCTCACTACCGCTGGTAG
- a CDS encoding lipopolysaccharide biosynthesis protein gives MRKDATKSVSWSIVDKWGARGTTLVVLVVLGRLLSPEDFGLVALATTVLALATVFVDSGFGRALIQRETITNKHRDTAFWTSIAIGVVLAAAIALAAQPIEQLFGTPGLAPVAACLGLTLMINALSVTQASLLERDFKFKSLAIRRLTATTIGGAAAIIAALSGLGVWSLVIQSVVSATAGAIALWAVSDWRPGFAISAQAFRDLWRVGFSIVGIELVGYLNSQADRLLIGLYLSTEALGYYYMAMNIIAILIELFSSVFSNVSLAAFSRLQGDPARLRTWFYKLTRVTATAAIPIFGLTAVLAPLAIPIVLGAQWTLAVPILQVLTLLGALNAILYFDRSVLIASGHAKSAFYLTLGQTVFGVLLVLVGVNWGVMGVAAAVVARQYLYWPVRMLVLKRQIGLKVSRYLGAWAVPFFVTVVGVGAGFALNALWPALSDFPWVKMAVDLVVVAAIIAGGTLLVSRSTVKDVLSVLKSRAR, from the coding sequence CTGCGCAAAGACGCAACCAAATCAGTTTCCTGGTCCATCGTCGACAAGTGGGGCGCGCGCGGCACGACCCTCGTCGTCCTCGTCGTCCTGGGCCGGCTGCTCTCCCCGGAAGACTTCGGTCTGGTCGCCCTCGCCACGACGGTGCTGGCGTTGGCCACGGTCTTCGTCGACTCCGGATTCGGCCGGGCGCTGATCCAGCGTGAAACCATCACGAACAAGCACCGGGATACGGCGTTCTGGACCTCCATCGCCATCGGCGTCGTCCTGGCAGCGGCCATCGCCCTGGCCGCGCAACCCATTGAGCAGCTCTTCGGCACACCGGGCCTGGCTCCAGTGGCGGCCTGCCTGGGCCTGACGCTGATGATCAACGCGCTCTCGGTGACGCAGGCGTCGCTCCTCGAGCGCGATTTCAAGTTCAAGTCGCTGGCCATCCGGCGCCTCACCGCGACCACCATCGGCGGGGCCGCGGCGATCATCGCCGCACTGTCGGGGCTGGGAGTCTGGAGCCTCGTCATTCAGAGCGTGGTCAGCGCGACGGCCGGCGCCATCGCCCTGTGGGCGGTCAGTGACTGGCGGCCTGGGTTCGCGATCTCGGCTCAGGCCTTCCGCGACCTGTGGCGGGTCGGCTTCAGCATCGTCGGCATCGAGCTGGTCGGCTACCTCAACTCCCAGGCGGATCGCCTGCTCATCGGCCTCTACCTCAGCACCGAGGCGCTCGGCTACTACTACATGGCGATGAACATCATCGCGATCCTCATCGAACTGTTCTCGTCGGTGTTCTCCAACGTGAGCCTGGCCGCTTTCTCGCGCCTGCAGGGCGACCCGGCGCGCCTCCGCACCTGGTTCTACAAGCTCACCCGGGTCACCGCGACGGCGGCGATCCCGATCTTCGGCCTCACCGCGGTGCTCGCGCCGCTGGCCATCCCGATCGTCCTCGGCGCACAGTGGACGCTGGCCGTGCCCATCCTGCAGGTCCTTACCCTGCTGGGCGCGCTCAACGCGATCCTCTACTTCGACCGCAGTGTGCTGATCGCCTCCGGGCACGCCAAATCGGCGTTCTACCTCACCCTGGGCCAGACCGTGTTCGGTGTGCTGCTGGTCCTGGTCGGCGTGAACTGGGGCGTCATGGGCGTGGCAGCGGCCGTCGTGGCTCGCCAGTACCTGTACTGGCCCGTGCGCATGCTGGTGCTCAAGCGCCAGATCGGCTTGAAGGTGTCGAGATACCTGGGCGCCTGGGCCGTACCGTTCTTCGTGACCGTGGTCGGCGTCGGCGCCGGCTTCGCCCTCAACGCGCTGTGGCCCGCACTGTCGGACTTCCCCTGGGTGAAGATGGCCGTCGACCTTGTCGTGGTCGCCGCCATCATCGCCGGCGGAACGCTTCTAGTGTCGCGTTCGACGGTGAAGGACGTGCTTTCCGTTCTTAAGAGTCGGGCGAGGTAG
- a CDS encoding NPCBM/NEW2 domain-containing protein produces MNHRWTRKIALSGSALVVALGLVLGGIAPANAATAPKISIKLTRVGSSQTVTGDNVSFSGTVSPQLRGRKITLQRMDQGKSAWVSVGAATVSSKATFSVKGKAAGMGANKWRAVYTGTFSYKSATLSTTVSKWLYLDDLDAVSHDLYDFTTANVGGKTYTKGLTGGVWWGEGTSVYNLSYKCSSFISGIGLDNTTSSGAKALFFTDLDGAEKVWASAIGVGNGRAIQLDTRGAFRLTVGARPVAGNPTVVFGNARILCSGMP; encoded by the coding sequence ATGAACCATAGATGGACTCGAAAGATCGCTCTGAGCGGATCGGCACTCGTCGTCGCACTCGGCCTCGTCCTGGGCGGAATCGCGCCGGCCAACGCCGCAACCGCACCGAAGATCTCGATCAAGCTCACCAGGGTCGGTAGCTCGCAGACGGTGACGGGGGACAACGTGTCGTTCAGCGGAACCGTGTCTCCGCAGCTTCGGGGCCGGAAGATCACCCTGCAGCGGATGGACCAGGGGAAAAGTGCCTGGGTGTCGGTCGGGGCGGCCACGGTGAGCTCCAAGGCCACCTTCTCAGTGAAGGGTAAGGCGGCCGGGATGGGCGCCAACAAGTGGCGGGCCGTGTATACCGGTACTTTCTCCTACAAGTCGGCGACGCTGTCGACAACAGTGTCGAAATGGCTGTATCTTGACGACCTCGACGCGGTGAGTCATGACCTCTATGACTTCACCACGGCGAACGTGGGCGGCAAGACCTACACCAAGGGGCTGACCGGAGGCGTGTGGTGGGGCGAGGGCACCTCTGTCTACAACCTCTCCTACAAGTGCTCCAGCTTCATTTCCGGGATAGGTCTGGACAACACGACCTCCAGCGGAGCGAAGGCCCTCTTCTTCACCGATCTTGACGGCGCCGAGAAGGTCTGGGCCAGCGCGATCGGTGTGGGCAACGGCCGAGCCATCCAATTGGACACCCGCGGGGCGTTCAGGCTGACAGTGGGCGCGCGCCCAGTGGCAGGCAACCCGACAGTGGTCTTCGGCAATGCGCGCATCCTCTGCTCGGGAATGCCGTAA
- a CDS encoding antitoxin, producing MNLNDITRKAQEFLKTEKGEEISDKVLDGGAAVANKVTGNKHADKIQTARETADKHLGRDGGDTGQTPGNDPK from the coding sequence ATGAACCTCAACGACATCACCCGCAAGGCGCAGGAGTTCCTCAAGACCGAGAAGGGCGAGGAGATCAGCGACAAGGTGCTCGACGGCGGCGCGGCCGTCGCCAACAAGGTCACCGGCAACAAGCACGCTGACAAGATCCAGACCGCGCGGGAGACCGCAGACAAGCACCTCGGCCGCGACGGTGGCGACACCGGGCAGACCCCTGGCAACGACCCGAAGTGA
- a CDS encoding spermidine/putrescine ABC transporter substrate-binding protein, which produces MDASIESRVDREVEAWLRWVPRWRPGTHRARSRLCQQCLGSPVLKAAGLVTDVPHAVQHPLSMRIKTIVEDEVENYTAQNLPMLDRELGLIEERRAAQAYRPLEGLGPEFDGIDLDAPPPEPDSPYLFTFEELAQPLSADDPELVPPPLTIEEKAALRVEMRLADDFATLVGKRVCAALAGHRAELRRAVDTFVEPQVQALLADLGSTLDPHGT; this is translated from the coding sequence ATGGATGCATCCATCGAGTCGCGGGTCGACCGCGAGGTCGAGGCCTGGTTGCGTTGGGTTCCGCGGTGGCGGCCCGGCACGCACCGGGCACGCTCCAGACTCTGCCAGCAGTGCCTGGGCTCACCGGTGCTCAAGGCCGCTGGACTCGTCACGGATGTGCCGCATGCCGTGCAGCACCCGCTCTCGATGCGGATCAAGACGATCGTCGAAGACGAGGTCGAGAACTACACCGCGCAGAACCTGCCGATGCTCGACCGGGAACTCGGGCTGATCGAGGAGCGCCGGGCCGCGCAGGCCTACCGCCCGCTGGAGGGCCTCGGCCCGGAGTTCGACGGGATCGACCTCGATGCGCCGCCGCCGGAACCAGACTCTCCGTACCTGTTCACCTTCGAAGAACTCGCCCAACCGCTCAGCGCCGACGACCCCGAGCTGGTGCCCCCGCCGCTGACCATCGAGGAGAAGGCGGCCTTGCGCGTGGAGATGCGCCTGGCCGACGACTTCGCCACCCTCGTGGGCAAGCGGGTCTGTGCTGCCCTGGCCGGGCATCGGGCGGAGCTGCGGCGCGCGGTGGATACCTTCGTTGAACCGCAGGTGCAGGCGTTGCTGGCCGATCTGGGCAGCACCCTCGACCCGCACGGCACGTAG